In Penaeus chinensis breed Huanghai No. 1 chromosome 11, ASM1920278v2, whole genome shotgun sequence, a genomic segment contains:
- the LOC125030805 gene encoding LOW QUALITY PROTEIN: retinol dehydrogenase 12-like (The sequence of the model RefSeq protein was modified relative to this genomic sequence to represent the inferred CDS: inserted 2 bases in 1 codon), which translates to MAVVDYFRGNSMACTAAHACLIILVRRVLAGGICTSARRLDGKTVVITGCSVGIGRETARDLSGRGAKIIMACRDTRAAEKVAKEIGSRTGGELVVMRLDLASLASVRAFAEELKARVTRVHILINNAGVMFCPYSKTEDGFEMQMGTNHFGHFLLTNLLLPLLTHSEEARVITLSSLAHSYGVIPFDDMTYEKGFDRNQSYANSKVANILFTRRLAKKVKGTKIKVFSLHPGVVQSNLWRHVAGTFASSWYAALISKXAQTTLHCALEAEQDDYSYYFNDCAAGYASATARDDKIAERLWQLSEKMVQLK; encoded by the exons A tgGCCGTCGTTGACTACTTCCGGGGAAACAGCATGGCGTGCACGGCGGCCCACGCGTGCTTGATCATCCTCGTCCGCAGGGTCCTGGCCGGCGGGATCTGCACCTCCGCCAGACGCCTGGACGGCAAGACGGTCGTCATCACCGGCTGCAGCGTCGGCATCGGCAGGGAGACGGCTCGGGACCTCAGCGGCAGAG GTGCCAAGATCATCATGGCTTGCCGCGACACCAGGGCAGCGGAGAAAGTAGCCAAGGAAATCGGAAGTCGGACTGGGGGGGAGCTGGTGGTGATGAGGCTGGACCTTGCCTCCCTGGCCTCCGTGCGGGCCTTTGCCGAGGAACTCAAGGCCAGAGTGACGCGTGTTCACATTCTCATCAATAATGCAG GTGTGATGTTCTGCCCATACAGCAAGACGGAGGACGGCTTCGAGATGCAGATGGGCACTAACCACTTCGGGCATTTCCTCCTAACGAACCTCCTGCTCCCTCTGCTCACCCACTCCGAGGAGGCGCGGGTGATCACGCTTAGTTCTTTGGCCCATTCCT ATGGCGTTATTCCCTTCGACGACATGACGTACGAGAAAGGCTTCGACCGCAACCAGTCTTACGCGAACAGCAAGGTGGCCAATATTCTGTTTACGCGCCGTCTTGCGAAGAAGGTGAAAG GCACGAAGATCAAGGTCTTCTCTCTGCACCCGGGAGTCGTGCAGTCCAACCTCTGGAGGCACGTCGCGGGGACTTTCGCGTCCTCCTGGTACGCTGCGCTCATCTCCAA AGCTCAGACCACTCTGCATTGCGCTCTGGAGGCAGAGCAGGATGACTATAGTTATTACTTCAA tgACTGCGCGGCGGGTTACGCTTCGGCAACTGCCAGGGACGACAAGATAGCCGAGCGACTGTGGCAGTTGTCGGAGAAGATGGTTCAGCTTAAATAA